In Ostrea edulis chromosome 4, xbOstEdul1.1, whole genome shotgun sequence, a single window of DNA contains:
- the LOC125668245 gene encoding nuclear receptor coactivator 4-like isoform X3: protein MDLKSCEMESQARQLENAIQEIDRVKRKLQQNVSEVKLQVQTAVSRNLEALRNREVWLLNQVELLQSAKEEVLNNQQAKLHKLLGVIQTQKGGITQASRIDPNDLKPEESPYLTFRCEAGLLRENINRFGKIDASGLPHSVFIQPGNPSTSLPRHVEEYDDADHHILYKTVEEVQQARAPSSQIDVKIPKLSPSVNDWLARSSTITNTSESASKFTMPKLSNKKDDWLQQTTDSRSLGSVYSATNSVTSIMSGHTSSLTSSLSVPSLTSQGTFSSTQSWLKQIKQDLEDEDDFEIVESGGSCGSPEVDMEFHRDYVISPAHSSPNLLQWKYKPSSTVWLKTSSSPSSTHSKTHDVFQHYFATVSQDTKHWLAKKTESCCSQACQSKKPLDIENLGSCLGHEHPKVSDFTWLCTATETCTDMKECATDPSCLDKFLQKNPVCKLTPVTAIPSKIQKTYTGPVDTNTWLLKPGNSNPINSSMTNPFDKYLTNTSQNISDWLKPVSSKKDSQEGISFKHFDKKLSTWIKVPGKLKEDKSVPETQKIVIPTLASIDNQDWLMQKPAVSTWLSAPGKQNEKTSLFQNFHKNNPEWLMKPTQSVKS, encoded by the exons TGCAGTGAGTCGTAATTTAGAGGCCCTGAGGAACCGAGAGGTGTGGCTTCTGAACCAGGTGGAGTTACTGCAGAGTGCCAAGGAAGAGGTTCTGAACAACCAGCAAGCAAAACTACACAAACTTCTGGGAGTCATCCAGACCCAGAAAGGGGGCATAACTCAAGCTAG CAGAATTGACCCCAATGACCTGAAGCCAGAAGAGTCCCCATATTTGACCTTCCGCTGTGAGGCTGGATTATTGAGGGAGAACATCAACCGCTTTGGCAAGATAGATGCTAGTGGTCTCCCGCACTCTGTGTTCATCCAGCCAGGGAATCCATCCACCAGTCTGCCCAGACATGTAGAGGAGTACGATGATGCCGACCATCACATCCTGTACAAGACAGTGGAGGAGGTCCAGCAGGCTAGGGCCCCCAGCTCCCAG ATTGATGTGAAAATTCCTAAGCTGTCTCCTTCTGTAAATGATTGGCTGGCACGATCTTCTACCATTACAAACACCTCTGAATCTGCCTCCAAATTCACCATGCCAAAGTTAAGCAACAAGAAAGATGATTGGTTGCAGCAGACGACTGATAGCAGAAGCTTGGGATCCGTCTACTCAGCTACTAATAGCGTCACATCAATCATGTCGGGCCATACTTCGTCCTTGACCTCCAGTTTAAGTGTACCGAGCTTGACCTCTCAAGGGACATTTTCCAGCACCCAGAGTTGGCTGAAGCAAATCAAGCAAGACCTGGAAGATGAGGATGATTTTGAGATTGTAGAAAGTGGAGGATCATGTG GCTCTCCAGAAGTGGACATGGAGTTCCATCGTGATTATGTTATTTCCCCCGCCCACTCCTCCCCAAACCTGCTTCAGTGGAAATACAAGCCCTCCTCCACTGTCTGGCTGAAGACCAGCTCCTCCCCTAGTTCCACTCACAGCAAGACCCATGATGTTTTCCAGCACTACTTTGCCACAGTATCACAGGACACAAAACATTGGTTAGCGAAAAAG ACCGAGAGCTGTTGTAGTCAGGCATGTCAGTCCAAGAAACCCCTGGACATAGAAAACCTTGGGTCTTGTTTAGGTCATGAACACCCAAAAGTGAGCGACTTCACCTGGTTATGTACAGCGACTGAAACATGTACAG atatGAAGGAATGTGCTACAGACCCCAGCTGTCTTGATAAATTCCTCCAGAAGAACCCAGTGTGTAAACTTACCCCTGTCACTGCCATACCTAGCAAGATACAAAAAACCTACACAGGTCCTGTGGATACCAACACTTGGCTTCTGAAACCAGGAAACTCCAATCCAATCAACAGCAGTATGACGAATCCATTTGACAAGTACCTAACCAACACCAGTCAGAACATTTCTGATTGGCTGAAGCCAGTGTCCTCTAAaaaggattctcaagagggaATTTCATTCAAGCATTTTGATAAAAAGCTGTCAACGTGGATTAAAGTTCCAGGTAAACTGAAGGAAGATAAAAGTGTCCCAGAGACCCAGAAAATAGTCATACCAACACTGGCATCGATTGACAACCAGGATTGGTTGATGCAGAAACCTGCGGTTAGTACCTGGCTGAGTGCACCAGGCAAGCAGAATGAAAAAACCAGCTTGTTTCAGAactttcataaaaacaatccaGAGTGGTTGATGAAACCTACCCAGTCTGTCAAATCATAA
- the LOC125668245 gene encoding nuclear receptor coactivator 4-like isoform X4, producing MESQARQLENAIQEIDRVKRKLQQNVSEVKLQVQTAVSRNLEALRNREVWLLNQVELLQSAKEEVLNNQQAKLHKLLGVIQTQKGGITQASRIDPNDLKPEESPYLTFRCEAGLLRENINRFGKIDASGLPHSVFIQPGNPSTSLPRHVEEYDDADHHILYKTVEEVQQARAPSSQIDVKIPKLSPSVNDWLARSSTITNTSESASKFTMPKLSNKKDDWLQQTTDSRSLGSVYSATNSVTSIMSGHTSSLTSSLSVPSLTSQGTFSSTQSWLKQIKQDLEDEDDFEIVESGGSCGSPEVDMEFHRDYVISPAHSSPNLLQWKYKPSSTVWLKTSSSPSSTHSKTHDVFQHYFATVSQDTKHWLAKKTESCCSQACQSKKPLDIENLGSCLGHEHPKVSDFTWLCTATETCTDMKECATDPSCLDKFLQKNPVCKLTPVTAIPSKIQKTYTGPVDTNTWLLKPGNSNPINSSMTNPFDKYLTNTSQNISDWLKPVSSKKDSQEGISFKHFDKKLSTWIKVPGKLKEDKSVPETQKIVIPTLASIDNQDWLMQKPAVSTWLSAPGKQNEKTSLFQNFHKNNPEWLMKPTQSVKS from the exons TGCAGTGAGTCGTAATTTAGAGGCCCTGAGGAACCGAGAGGTGTGGCTTCTGAACCAGGTGGAGTTACTGCAGAGTGCCAAGGAAGAGGTTCTGAACAACCAGCAAGCAAAACTACACAAACTTCTGGGAGTCATCCAGACCCAGAAAGGGGGCATAACTCAAGCTAG CAGAATTGACCCCAATGACCTGAAGCCAGAAGAGTCCCCATATTTGACCTTCCGCTGTGAGGCTGGATTATTGAGGGAGAACATCAACCGCTTTGGCAAGATAGATGCTAGTGGTCTCCCGCACTCTGTGTTCATCCAGCCAGGGAATCCATCCACCAGTCTGCCCAGACATGTAGAGGAGTACGATGATGCCGACCATCACATCCTGTACAAGACAGTGGAGGAGGTCCAGCAGGCTAGGGCCCCCAGCTCCCAG ATTGATGTGAAAATTCCTAAGCTGTCTCCTTCTGTAAATGATTGGCTGGCACGATCTTCTACCATTACAAACACCTCTGAATCTGCCTCCAAATTCACCATGCCAAAGTTAAGCAACAAGAAAGATGATTGGTTGCAGCAGACGACTGATAGCAGAAGCTTGGGATCCGTCTACTCAGCTACTAATAGCGTCACATCAATCATGTCGGGCCATACTTCGTCCTTGACCTCCAGTTTAAGTGTACCGAGCTTGACCTCTCAAGGGACATTTTCCAGCACCCAGAGTTGGCTGAAGCAAATCAAGCAAGACCTGGAAGATGAGGATGATTTTGAGATTGTAGAAAGTGGAGGATCATGTG GCTCTCCAGAAGTGGACATGGAGTTCCATCGTGATTATGTTATTTCCCCCGCCCACTCCTCCCCAAACCTGCTTCAGTGGAAATACAAGCCCTCCTCCACTGTCTGGCTGAAGACCAGCTCCTCCCCTAGTTCCACTCACAGCAAGACCCATGATGTTTTCCAGCACTACTTTGCCACAGTATCACAGGACACAAAACATTGGTTAGCGAAAAAG ACCGAGAGCTGTTGTAGTCAGGCATGTCAGTCCAAGAAACCCCTGGACATAGAAAACCTTGGGTCTTGTTTAGGTCATGAACACCCAAAAGTGAGCGACTTCACCTGGTTATGTACAGCGACTGAAACATGTACAG atatGAAGGAATGTGCTACAGACCCCAGCTGTCTTGATAAATTCCTCCAGAAGAACCCAGTGTGTAAACTTACCCCTGTCACTGCCATACCTAGCAAGATACAAAAAACCTACACAGGTCCTGTGGATACCAACACTTGGCTTCTGAAACCAGGAAACTCCAATCCAATCAACAGCAGTATGACGAATCCATTTGACAAGTACCTAACCAACACCAGTCAGAACATTTCTGATTGGCTGAAGCCAGTGTCCTCTAAaaaggattctcaagagggaATTTCATTCAAGCATTTTGATAAAAAGCTGTCAACGTGGATTAAAGTTCCAGGTAAACTGAAGGAAGATAAAAGTGTCCCAGAGACCCAGAAAATAGTCATACCAACACTGGCATCGATTGACAACCAGGATTGGTTGATGCAGAAACCTGCGGTTAGTACCTGGCTGAGTGCACCAGGCAAGCAGAATGAAAAAACCAGCTTGTTTCAGAactttcataaaaacaatccaGAGTGGTTGATGAAACCTACCCAGTCTGTCAAATCATAA
- the LOC125668245 gene encoding nuclear receptor coactivator 4-like isoform X1, with protein sequence MFQGFDVFNFCEMESQARQLENAIQEIDRVKRKLQQNVSEVKLQVQTAVSRNLEALRNREVWLLNQVELLQSAKEEVLNNQQAKLHKLLGVIQTQKGGITQASRIDPNDLKPEESPYLTFRCEAGLLRENINRFGKIDASGLPHSVFIQPGNPSTSLPRHVEEYDDADHHILYKTVEEVQQARAPSSQIDVKIPKLSPSVNDWLARSSTITNTSESASKFTMPKLSNKKDDWLQQTTDSRSLGSVYSATNSVTSIMSGHTSSLTSSLSVPSLTSQGTFSSTQSWLKQIKQDLEDEDDFEIVESGGSCGSPEVDMEFHRDYVISPAHSSPNLLQWKYKPSSTVWLKTSSSPSSTHSKTHDVFQHYFATVSQDTKHWLAKKTESCCSQACQSKKPLDIENLGSCLGHEHPKVSDFTWLCTATETCTDMKECATDPSCLDKFLQKNPVCKLTPVTAIPSKIQKTYTGPVDTNTWLLKPGNSNPINSSMTNPFDKYLTNTSQNISDWLKPVSSKKDSQEGISFKHFDKKLSTWIKVPGKLKEDKSVPETQKIVIPTLASIDNQDWLMQKPAVSTWLSAPGKQNEKTSLFQNFHKNNPEWLMKPTQSVKS encoded by the exons TGCAGTGAGTCGTAATTTAGAGGCCCTGAGGAACCGAGAGGTGTGGCTTCTGAACCAGGTGGAGTTACTGCAGAGTGCCAAGGAAGAGGTTCTGAACAACCAGCAAGCAAAACTACACAAACTTCTGGGAGTCATCCAGACCCAGAAAGGGGGCATAACTCAAGCTAG CAGAATTGACCCCAATGACCTGAAGCCAGAAGAGTCCCCATATTTGACCTTCCGCTGTGAGGCTGGATTATTGAGGGAGAACATCAACCGCTTTGGCAAGATAGATGCTAGTGGTCTCCCGCACTCTGTGTTCATCCAGCCAGGGAATCCATCCACCAGTCTGCCCAGACATGTAGAGGAGTACGATGATGCCGACCATCACATCCTGTACAAGACAGTGGAGGAGGTCCAGCAGGCTAGGGCCCCCAGCTCCCAG ATTGATGTGAAAATTCCTAAGCTGTCTCCTTCTGTAAATGATTGGCTGGCACGATCTTCTACCATTACAAACACCTCTGAATCTGCCTCCAAATTCACCATGCCAAAGTTAAGCAACAAGAAAGATGATTGGTTGCAGCAGACGACTGATAGCAGAAGCTTGGGATCCGTCTACTCAGCTACTAATAGCGTCACATCAATCATGTCGGGCCATACTTCGTCCTTGACCTCCAGTTTAAGTGTACCGAGCTTGACCTCTCAAGGGACATTTTCCAGCACCCAGAGTTGGCTGAAGCAAATCAAGCAAGACCTGGAAGATGAGGATGATTTTGAGATTGTAGAAAGTGGAGGATCATGTG GCTCTCCAGAAGTGGACATGGAGTTCCATCGTGATTATGTTATTTCCCCCGCCCACTCCTCCCCAAACCTGCTTCAGTGGAAATACAAGCCCTCCTCCACTGTCTGGCTGAAGACCAGCTCCTCCCCTAGTTCCACTCACAGCAAGACCCATGATGTTTTCCAGCACTACTTTGCCACAGTATCACAGGACACAAAACATTGGTTAGCGAAAAAG ACCGAGAGCTGTTGTAGTCAGGCATGTCAGTCCAAGAAACCCCTGGACATAGAAAACCTTGGGTCTTGTTTAGGTCATGAACACCCAAAAGTGAGCGACTTCACCTGGTTATGTACAGCGACTGAAACATGTACAG atatGAAGGAATGTGCTACAGACCCCAGCTGTCTTGATAAATTCCTCCAGAAGAACCCAGTGTGTAAACTTACCCCTGTCACTGCCATACCTAGCAAGATACAAAAAACCTACACAGGTCCTGTGGATACCAACACTTGGCTTCTGAAACCAGGAAACTCCAATCCAATCAACAGCAGTATGACGAATCCATTTGACAAGTACCTAACCAACACCAGTCAGAACATTTCTGATTGGCTGAAGCCAGTGTCCTCTAAaaaggattctcaagagggaATTTCATTCAAGCATTTTGATAAAAAGCTGTCAACGTGGATTAAAGTTCCAGGTAAACTGAAGGAAGATAAAAGTGTCCCAGAGACCCAGAAAATAGTCATACCAACACTGGCATCGATTGACAACCAGGATTGGTTGATGCAGAAACCTGCGGTTAGTACCTGGCTGAGTGCACCAGGCAAGCAGAATGAAAAAACCAGCTTGTTTCAGAactttcataaaaacaatccaGAGTGGTTGATGAAACCTACCCAGTCTGTCAAATCATAA
- the LOC125668245 gene encoding nuclear receptor coactivator 4-like isoform X2 gives MFQGFDVFNFCEMESQARQLENAIQEIDRVKRKLQQNVSEVKLQVQTAVSRNLEALRNREVWLLNQVELLQSAKEEVLNNQQAKLHKLLGVIQTQKGGITQARIDPNDLKPEESPYLTFRCEAGLLRENINRFGKIDASGLPHSVFIQPGNPSTSLPRHVEEYDDADHHILYKTVEEVQQARAPSSQIDVKIPKLSPSVNDWLARSSTITNTSESASKFTMPKLSNKKDDWLQQTTDSRSLGSVYSATNSVTSIMSGHTSSLTSSLSVPSLTSQGTFSSTQSWLKQIKQDLEDEDDFEIVESGGSCGSPEVDMEFHRDYVISPAHSSPNLLQWKYKPSSTVWLKTSSSPSSTHSKTHDVFQHYFATVSQDTKHWLAKKTESCCSQACQSKKPLDIENLGSCLGHEHPKVSDFTWLCTATETCTDMKECATDPSCLDKFLQKNPVCKLTPVTAIPSKIQKTYTGPVDTNTWLLKPGNSNPINSSMTNPFDKYLTNTSQNISDWLKPVSSKKDSQEGISFKHFDKKLSTWIKVPGKLKEDKSVPETQKIVIPTLASIDNQDWLMQKPAVSTWLSAPGKQNEKTSLFQNFHKNNPEWLMKPTQSVKS, from the exons TGCAGTGAGTCGTAATTTAGAGGCCCTGAGGAACCGAGAGGTGTGGCTTCTGAACCAGGTGGAGTTACTGCAGAGTGCCAAGGAAGAGGTTCTGAACAACCAGCAAGCAAAACTACACAAACTTCTGGGAGTCATCCAGACCCAGAAAGGGGGCATAACTCAAGCTAG AATTGACCCCAATGACCTGAAGCCAGAAGAGTCCCCATATTTGACCTTCCGCTGTGAGGCTGGATTATTGAGGGAGAACATCAACCGCTTTGGCAAGATAGATGCTAGTGGTCTCCCGCACTCTGTGTTCATCCAGCCAGGGAATCCATCCACCAGTCTGCCCAGACATGTAGAGGAGTACGATGATGCCGACCATCACATCCTGTACAAGACAGTGGAGGAGGTCCAGCAGGCTAGGGCCCCCAGCTCCCAG ATTGATGTGAAAATTCCTAAGCTGTCTCCTTCTGTAAATGATTGGCTGGCACGATCTTCTACCATTACAAACACCTCTGAATCTGCCTCCAAATTCACCATGCCAAAGTTAAGCAACAAGAAAGATGATTGGTTGCAGCAGACGACTGATAGCAGAAGCTTGGGATCCGTCTACTCAGCTACTAATAGCGTCACATCAATCATGTCGGGCCATACTTCGTCCTTGACCTCCAGTTTAAGTGTACCGAGCTTGACCTCTCAAGGGACATTTTCCAGCACCCAGAGTTGGCTGAAGCAAATCAAGCAAGACCTGGAAGATGAGGATGATTTTGAGATTGTAGAAAGTGGAGGATCATGTG GCTCTCCAGAAGTGGACATGGAGTTCCATCGTGATTATGTTATTTCCCCCGCCCACTCCTCCCCAAACCTGCTTCAGTGGAAATACAAGCCCTCCTCCACTGTCTGGCTGAAGACCAGCTCCTCCCCTAGTTCCACTCACAGCAAGACCCATGATGTTTTCCAGCACTACTTTGCCACAGTATCACAGGACACAAAACATTGGTTAGCGAAAAAG ACCGAGAGCTGTTGTAGTCAGGCATGTCAGTCCAAGAAACCCCTGGACATAGAAAACCTTGGGTCTTGTTTAGGTCATGAACACCCAAAAGTGAGCGACTTCACCTGGTTATGTACAGCGACTGAAACATGTACAG atatGAAGGAATGTGCTACAGACCCCAGCTGTCTTGATAAATTCCTCCAGAAGAACCCAGTGTGTAAACTTACCCCTGTCACTGCCATACCTAGCAAGATACAAAAAACCTACACAGGTCCTGTGGATACCAACACTTGGCTTCTGAAACCAGGAAACTCCAATCCAATCAACAGCAGTATGACGAATCCATTTGACAAGTACCTAACCAACACCAGTCAGAACATTTCTGATTGGCTGAAGCCAGTGTCCTCTAAaaaggattctcaagagggaATTTCATTCAAGCATTTTGATAAAAAGCTGTCAACGTGGATTAAAGTTCCAGGTAAACTGAAGGAAGATAAAAGTGTCCCAGAGACCCAGAAAATAGTCATACCAACACTGGCATCGATTGACAACCAGGATTGGTTGATGCAGAAACCTGCGGTTAGTACCTGGCTGAGTGCACCAGGCAAGCAGAATGAAAAAACCAGCTTGTTTCAGAactttcataaaaacaatccaGAGTGGTTGATGAAACCTACCCAGTCTGTCAAATCATAA